The following are encoded in a window of Candidatus Eisenbacteria bacterium genomic DNA:
- the dacB gene encoding D-alanyl-D-alanine carboxypeptidase/D-alanyl-D-alanine-endopeptidase has protein sequence MPSGRASLSDARGIKGSAALLRRAEDLISGPSRGRGRRTAQGPRIALLFAIALIAARSSAGTPAALADALRAANEDETIAVGVVFAPVCGAGERVAIGGELMLPPASVQKVVTSAAALDMLGPGHRFSTSLLREQEARGGILEGDLYLVGDGDPFLVSERLWLLGREAAISGLTEVRGDIVVAAPIVADLDSLRLAEASDSPYAAPVSILGVNFNSVSFLILPGASVGERAECRIEPFPLPGIESNSLVETVLEKATAPVVARRSFDGEREVWTLEGAIAHGSGPARIFRSTRNPGFLAGGMLRGILAQQGIGVSGVRLGAPPAGAYPLATLESLPLSLLVRSMNLWSNNFMADLLLVDLGADRSAAAGRARVEEWLRGRVGLDPLPILKDGCGLSPSNRISAEQIVRLLAWAHGEERIFPDLYASFARPGDEGTMEKRFRDGGAPGLRAKTGTLGDIGVSSMAGYVDRAGGERYAFCILQQGKPGAGAIAALRAREEAWLRLFVAP, from the coding sequence ATGCCCAGCGGGCGCGCTTCGCTCTCGGACGCTCGGGGGATCAAGGGTTCGGCCGCTCTTCTCCGCCGCGCGGAGGATCTGATCTCCGGCCCCTCCCGCGGTCGCGGAAGGCGAACGGCGCAGGGCCCGCGCATCGCTCTTCTCTTCGCGATCGCGCTGATCGCCGCTCGATCATCGGCGGGGACGCCCGCGGCCCTCGCGGATGCGCTGCGCGCCGCGAACGAAGACGAGACGATCGCCGTCGGCGTGGTCTTCGCGCCGGTCTGCGGAGCGGGGGAGAGGGTCGCGATCGGAGGGGAGCTGATGCTCCCCCCCGCGAGCGTGCAGAAGGTCGTGACGAGCGCGGCGGCCCTCGACATGCTCGGCCCGGGGCATCGGTTCTCCACGTCGCTCCTCCGGGAGCAGGAAGCGCGCGGCGGGATCCTCGAAGGGGATCTGTACCTGGTCGGGGATGGAGACCCCTTCCTCGTCTCCGAGCGTCTCTGGCTCCTGGGCCGTGAAGCGGCGATCTCGGGCCTCACGGAGGTGCGGGGCGACATCGTCGTTGCCGCTCCGATCGTGGCTGACCTCGATTCGCTGCGGCTCGCGGAAGCCTCGGACAGCCCGTATGCGGCCCCCGTCTCGATTCTCGGAGTGAACTTCAACAGCGTCTCGTTCCTCATCCTGCCGGGAGCGAGCGTTGGAGAGAGGGCGGAGTGCCGGATTGAGCCGTTTCCCCTTCCAGGGATCGAGAGCAACAGCCTCGTCGAGACGGTTCTTGAGAAGGCGACCGCGCCGGTCGTCGCGAGGCGGAGCTTCGATGGGGAGAGGGAAGTGTGGACTCTCGAGGGCGCGATCGCCCATGGGTCGGGCCCGGCGCGAATCTTCCGATCGACCCGCAATCCGGGTTTTCTCGCGGGCGGGATGCTGCGCGGCATCCTGGCGCAGCAGGGGATCGGGGTCTCCGGAGTACGACTCGGGGCTCCGCCGGCCGGGGCCTACCCGCTCGCCACGCTCGAGTCCCTGCCGCTCTCGCTCCTCGTTCGGAGCATGAATCTCTGGAGCAACAACTTCATGGCGGATCTTCTCCTGGTGGATCTCGGCGCGGACAGGTCCGCGGCGGCGGGAAGGGCGAGGGTCGAGGAGTGGCTCCGCGGCAGGGTCGGTCTGGATCCCCTGCCGATCCTCAAGGATGGCTGCGGCCTCTCTCCCTCGAACCGGATCTCCGCCGAGCAGATCGTGCGCCTCCTCGCCTGGGCGCACGGCGAAGAGAGGATCTTCCCGGACCTCTATGCCTCCTTCGCCCGCCCCGGGGACGAGGGGACCATGGAGAAGCGCTTCCGAGACGGCGGCGCCCCGGGGCTGCGCGCCAAGACAGGGACGCTCGGCGACATCGGCGTGAGCAGCATGGCCGGCTACGTCGATCGGGCCGGAGGGGAACGCTACGCCTTCTGCATCCTCCAGCAGGGGAAGCCGGGCGCCGGCGCCATCGCCGCGCTTCGCGCGCGCGAGGAGGCCTGGCTTCGGCTCTTCGTGGCTCCCTGA
- a CDS encoding phenylalanine--tRNA ligase subunit beta produces the protein MPVIAIPLDALRERLGAEIPRDRLLRVLEEIGCDVEGFALLPRTRCARCGWIEERTPTEDPPARCDRCDADHRQDPSTLEDLPEIEVVRMELLAVRPDMFDPGGLARALRGYLDLERGAPVYEVGPQAATVRVDPSVRLPGSHRPHIACAVLENVRLDEGTLKVLMKLQENLHWALGRNRKLASIGVYDFDTVVPEIEYTSEDPSAYAFVPLGVADGVGMTLREILDRHPKGRAFRHLLDSFDRYPILRDRTGKVLSMPPIINSEETKVHLGSRNLFIDVTGLGQRVVQRALNILVTSMLENLSGARLRAVAIEGASDMSGRAGMEGSLLMPDLTPQPGRVAVEKSARLLGIRIEAGQAVELLERMRHDARESNEGVIDVSIPAYRNDILHENDLIEDLAIAYGYHRIAPELLPARTVGKPRALETLTSHVREVLCGLGFHESLTMILSSDEEHDRNLGRPPDDRAVRIANPISTEQTRLRRSLLPGLLQIFRHNRHQPLPQRVFEVGDVVDLDEQSETRARERRSVGFGIIGPKVGFTDARAYAEAVAREFGVTPSWEAASEAPFLKGRCARLLMPDGAVAGMLGEVDPDVLARFGLENPSVLAELSVDLLAGRTPLQRFELED, from the coding sequence ATGCCTGTGATCGCGATCCCGCTGGATGCGCTGCGCGAGCGCCTGGGCGCCGAGATCCCCCGCGACAGACTCCTGCGCGTCTTGGAGGAGATCGGGTGCGACGTGGAGGGATTCGCGCTCCTTCCGAGGACCCGCTGCGCGCGCTGCGGGTGGATCGAGGAACGGACTCCGACCGAGGACCCGCCCGCTCGTTGCGATCGGTGCGATGCGGATCACCGGCAGGATCCCTCGACCCTCGAGGACCTCCCCGAGATCGAGGTCGTCCGGATGGAGCTGCTGGCCGTGAGGCCCGACATGTTCGACCCGGGAGGGCTCGCCCGGGCTCTTCGAGGCTACCTCGACCTGGAGCGTGGAGCGCCCGTCTACGAGGTCGGGCCGCAGGCGGCGACGGTTCGTGTCGATCCCTCTGTCAGGCTGCCCGGGAGTCATCGCCCTCACATCGCGTGCGCGGTGCTCGAGAATGTCAGGCTGGACGAGGGAACGCTCAAGGTCTTGATGAAGCTGCAGGAGAACCTGCACTGGGCCCTCGGCCGCAACCGGAAACTCGCCTCGATCGGCGTCTACGACTTCGACACTGTGGTCCCGGAGATCGAGTATACGAGTGAGGACCCTTCCGCATACGCTTTCGTCCCCCTGGGGGTCGCCGATGGCGTCGGGATGACCTTGCGAGAGATCCTTGATCGCCACCCCAAAGGGCGGGCCTTCCGCCACCTCCTCGACTCGTTCGATCGGTATCCGATCCTCCGCGATCGCACGGGGAAGGTCTTGTCGATGCCGCCGATCATCAACAGCGAGGAGACGAAGGTCCACCTCGGCAGCAGGAACCTCTTCATCGACGTGACCGGGCTCGGCCAGCGCGTCGTGCAGCGGGCCCTCAACATCCTCGTGACCTCCATGCTCGAGAATCTCTCCGGAGCGAGGCTTCGGGCCGTCGCGATCGAGGGAGCGAGCGACATGAGCGGGCGGGCCGGCATGGAGGGAAGCCTGCTGATGCCCGATCTGACCCCGCAGCCGGGCCGCGTGGCCGTCGAGAAGAGCGCGCGGCTTCTCGGCATCAGGATCGAGGCCGGGCAGGCGGTCGAGCTGCTGGAACGGATGAGACACGACGCGCGCGAGTCGAACGAAGGCGTGATCGATGTGTCGATCCCGGCCTATCGCAACGACATCCTCCACGAGAACGACCTGATCGAGGACCTGGCGATCGCCTATGGATACCACCGGATCGCGCCGGAGCTTCTCCCCGCGAGGACCGTCGGCAAGCCCCGCGCCCTGGAGACCCTGACGTCCCACGTCCGGGAAGTTCTCTGCGGCCTCGGGTTCCACGAGAGCCTGACGATGATCTTGAGCAGCGATGAGGAGCACGACCGCAACCTGGGGAGGCCGCCGGACGACCGGGCGGTGCGAATCGCCAATCCGATCTCGACCGAGCAGACCCGCTTGAGGAGGAGCCTGCTGCCCGGACTCCTGCAGATCTTCCGGCACAACCGCCATCAGCCGCTGCCGCAGCGCGTGTTCGAAGTGGGGGACGTCGTCGATCTGGACGAGCAGTCGGAGACGCGCGCGCGCGAGCGGCGGTCGGTGGGTTTCGGGATCATCGGACCCAAGGTGGGATTCACCGATGCGCGGGCCTACGCCGAGGCGGTCGCCCGGGAGTTCGGCGTGACTCCCTCCTGGGAGGCCGCGTCCGAGGCGCCGTTTCTGAAGGGCCGCTGCGCGCGGCTGCTGATGCCCGACGGCGCTGTTGCCGGCATGCTCGGCGAAGTCGATCCGGACGTCCTCGCTCGCTTCGGCCTCGAGAATCCATCGGTTCTGGCGGAGCTGTCGGTCGACCTGCTGGCGGGCCGGACGCCCCTCCAGCGATTCGAGCTGGAGGACTGA